One window from the genome of Populus alba chromosome 15, ASM523922v2, whole genome shotgun sequence encodes:
- the LOC118032875 gene encoding myb-related protein 308 yields the protein MRKPCCDKQHTNKGAWSKQEDQKLIDYIQKHGEGCWRSLPQAAGLLRCGKSCRLRWRNYLRPDLKRDGFGEDEEDLIIRLHALLGNRWSLIAGRLPGRTDNEVKNYWNSHIRKKLESSHRNIGFTRLRAEISSAARSKSQANDPETFVAVSDSNGGKPEPSNKSSSGINLDLTLSIPSKKLESSDEN from the exons ATGAGGAAGCCTTGCTGTGACAAGCAACACACAAACAAGGGAGCATGGTCCAAGCAGGAGGACCAGAAACTCATTGATTACATACAGAAGCACGGTGAAGGTTGCTGGCGCTCGCTTCCTCAGGCTGCCG GGTTGCTTCGTTGTGGCAAAAGTTGTCGGCTGAGATGGAGAAACTATCTGAGGCCTGACCTGAAAAGAGATGGGTTTGGAGAAGATGAAGAGGATTTGATCATCAGGCTCCATGCACTGCTTGGCAACCG GTGGTCCTTGATAGCCGGAAGATTACCCGGACGTACAGACAATGAGGTGAAGAACTATTGGAACTCTCATATAAGGAAGAAGCTGGAATCATCCCATCGCAATATTGGATTCACCAGATTGAGAGCAGAAATATCATCAGCTGCTAGGTCAAAGAGCCAGGCTAACGATCCGGAGACCTTCGTCGCTGTCTCTGATTCCAATGGTGGCAAGCCTGAGCCCAGCAACAAGAGTTCGTCTGGCATAAACCTTGATCTGACTCTGAGCATTCCTTCAAAAAAACTGGAGTCAAGCGATGAAAACTAA
- the LOC118032876 gene encoding protein MOTHER of FT and TFL1 yields MAASVDPLVVGRVIGDVVDMFVPAVKMSVYYGSKHVSNGCDIKPSLSVDPPKVTISGHSDELYTLVMTDPDAPSPSEPRMREWVHWIVADIPGGTNPTRGKEILSYVGPRPPVGIHRYILVLFQQKMPLGSMVEPPQNRSHFNTRLYAAHLDLGLPVATVYFNAQKEPANKRR; encoded by the exons aTGGCCGCCTCTGTTGATCCTCTTGTTGTTGGTCGTGTTATTGGCGATGTGGTTGATATGTTTGTCCCTGCTGTAAAAATGTCTGTTTATTATGGATCAAAGCATGTTAGCAATGGGTGCGATATTAAGCCTTCTTTGTCCGTGGACCCTCCCAAAGTGACCATTTCTGGCCACTCTGACGAGCTTTACACTCTG GTGATGACTGATCCTGATGCACCCAGCCCTAGTGAACCCAGAATGCGAGAATGGGTTCATTG GATCGTTGCGGACATTCCTGGGGGCACAAACCCTACTCGAG GGAAAGAGATCCTTTCCTATGTTGGGCCTCGTCCGCCGGTGGGGATTCATCGCTACATACTGGTGCTTTTCCAGCAGAAGATGCCGCTGGGGAGCATGGTGGAACCACCGCAGAACCGCTCTCATTTCAACACTCGACTCTATGCTGCGCATTTGGACCTGGGCCTGCCTGTCGCCACCGTCTACTTCAATGCTCAGAAGGAGCCAGCCAATAAGAGGCGCTAA